From Arcticibacter tournemirensis, one genomic window encodes:
- a CDS encoding ATP-binding protein has product MEELRIKSAALVNNQAMNFKRTLYHKIDWTNRLIGILGSRGTGKTTLQLQKLKEITSKGEDAIYLSLDDISFTKTRLIQIVEALRLEGVKYFFLDEVHKYPDWAREIKNIYDFYHDISIVFTGSSIINMLQLPVDLSRRALIHELPGLSFREFLEYDQNIVFNTCTLEQIIKDHQSLASKVLEKVQPVMLFNAYLSNGYYPFYKENKASYPTRLLQVIRLVIDYDLAFIENIDHQNIRKVFQLLGILSEHVPFTPNINDLSKKLAMGRNTLVQYLHYLEKARLINNIYASGKGFGKLEKPGKILLENTNLFEALSVINPDKGSVRESFFASQLKNSGYNIELPAKGDFLINHQYTFEVGGRQKGYEQIAGIPDSYIASADIELGVKNKIPLWLFGFLY; this is encoded by the coding sequence ATGGAAGAACTTAGAATCAAATCAGCCGCCCTGGTAAACAACCAGGCAATGAACTTCAAAAGAACTCTTTATCACAAAATAGACTGGACTAACAGGTTAATAGGCATCCTGGGGTCAAGAGGAACGGGCAAAACAACTTTGCAACTGCAAAAGCTCAAAGAAATCACTTCAAAAGGTGAAGATGCCATATACCTTTCACTTGATGATATTTCTTTCACAAAGACCAGGCTTATCCAAATTGTCGAAGCATTACGGCTTGAAGGGGTAAAGTACTTTTTCCTTGATGAGGTTCATAAATATCCCGACTGGGCAAGAGAAATCAAAAATATCTATGATTTTTATCATGATATTTCCATCGTATTCACAGGTTCATCCATTATTAATATGCTCCAGCTTCCGGTCGACCTCAGCAGGCGTGCGCTTATACATGAACTACCGGGGTTATCATTCAGGGAATTCCTGGAATACGATCAGAATATTGTATTCAACACCTGTACCCTCGAACAAATCATTAAAGACCATCAGTCCTTAGCCTCTAAAGTATTAGAGAAAGTACAGCCTGTTATGCTGTTCAACGCCTATCTTTCAAACGGTTATTATCCCTTTTATAAAGAGAACAAGGCCTCTTACCCAACACGACTGCTGCAGGTAATCAGGCTGGTAATAGACTACGACCTGGCATTTATTGAAAATATAGACCACCAGAATATAAGAAAAGTGTTCCAGTTACTTGGTATTCTTTCTGAACATGTGCCATTTACCCCCAATATCAATGATCTGAGTAAGAAACTCGCCATGGGGCGTAACACTCTGGTTCAATACCTCCATTATCTTGAGAAAGCCCGGCTTATCAACAATATTTATGCCTCGGGTAAAGGGTTTGGAAAACTGGAAAAACCAGGAAAGATCCTTCTTGAAAACACCAATTTGTTTGAAGCATTATCCGTAATAAACCCTGATAAAGGGAGTGTAAGGGAATCTTTCTTTGCCAGCCAACTGAAAAATTCAGGATATAATATAGAATTACCGGCAAAAGGGGACTTTCTCATCAACCATCAGTATACCTTCGAAGTAGGGGGAAGGCAAAAAGGCTATGAGCAGATTGCCGGCATCCCCGATTCATACATCGCCTCAGCTGATATAGAACTGGGCGTTAAAAATAAAATCCCTTTGTGGCTGTTCGGTTTTCTCTATTGA
- a CDS encoding DUF4595 domain-containing protein, which produces MIKKFTLIYLISAAAFLFACSKEERSDKPDEKCLVSGIEQTDSIGKNTQTYSFEYDDQNRMIQANATRDTAFKSFDFQFSPGKLIMKSRFGGTIDFTLDEQGRISSYTGADPNNTTVFKYNQEGYLIEIVATYNFTRSDGTVGQPSVHTSKLTYTNGNLTKISGKWNSSSIVELTTFEYNNEEANTLFGINAQLDQFTYNYTLPGYYGKTSKNELVKATQTNESENAPVNIITFQYEKDPSGKIRSIVSVFKNIFKSPGKPDKISTFYRNRFTIKYTCD; this is translated from the coding sequence ATGATCAAAAAATTTACTCTTATCTACCTTATCTCAGCAGCCGCATTCCTCTTTGCCTGCAGCAAAGAAGAGAGATCGGACAAGCCGGATGAAAAATGCCTGGTTTCAGGCATTGAACAAACTGATTCAATTGGGAAGAACACCCAGACCTATTCTTTCGAATATGATGATCAGAACAGGATGATCCAGGCCAATGCTACAAGGGATACTGCCTTTAAATCGTTCGATTTCCAGTTTAGTCCGGGGAAGTTGATCATGAAGTCGAGATTCGGGGGAACTATCGATTTTACGCTTGATGAACAGGGCAGGATAAGCAGCTATACTGGTGCAGATCCGAATAACACGACTGTATTTAAGTATAACCAGGAAGGTTATCTCATTGAAATAGTGGCAACTTATAACTTTACCCGATCGGACGGAACTGTAGGGCAGCCCTCTGTCCATACGAGCAAGCTGACTTACACCAATGGTAATCTTACAAAGATCAGCGGCAAGTGGAATTCATCTTCTATTGTAGAGCTGACAACATTTGAGTATAATAATGAGGAAGCAAACACTTTGTTTGGAATCAATGCTCAGCTGGATCAATTTACTTATAACTATACCCTCCCCGGCTACTATGGAAAGACCTCAAAAAACGAATTGGTGAAAGCCACTCAAACTAACGAATCGGAAAATGCTCCTGTGAACATCATCACGTTTCAGTATGAAAAGGATCCGTCGGGAAAAATCCGGTCAATTGTCAGCGTTTTTAAAAATATATTCAAATCTCCGGGGAAACCGGACAAGATTTCCACGTTCTACAGGAACAGGTTTACGATTAAATACACATGTGATTAA
- a CDS encoding RagB/SusD family nutrient uptake outer membrane protein, whose product MSYHAFSKNIKVKASLKVLLLIFFSCHLGSCKKDASNEESLTIEVYDATQWSADFPDGRPAESATVSLYLSKQDYKDKRAFKSQKTDINGSVVINAAPGSYFIVAEKERAGKILSNVVATGTSASGLPQGFALEGLFQSEQEINNSPGQAYAKPGNFKRKDINGDGIVNEADLAELPYASISVGMNGTPATKIIIGAIDNSGSAPIVKNATDLKFALNAAYLSIYDVQKQFNATDAVLSDDADGTGSLTGYRHFDDFSFDASEGSILTLWNTAFSAVTRINTVIYYASYIDLPSAEKELFTAEAKGLRGYVYLMLGSYFGNVPVITSTNLSATISPVTQFQATVFQQVNNDLEEAHRILPLSWPESDRYRLSKAAAAGLLAKLAITKKDYNGAYQYTTEVINSNKYLFSSNANAVFESLSDKEILWNVNQANQETYFYETFGRGRFHSILRLTEIYLIMAEAQLATRQYAEASSTLSILAGRRNIAFTPFANAEEGYTQLQSIWKQEMFREGNRFTSLIRWNKAAEVLGNKGFKAHHILLPIPERAQQLNSHLQQNPGY is encoded by the coding sequence ATGTCTTATCATGCCTTCTCAAAAAACATCAAAGTAAAAGCATCTTTAAAGGTCCTATTACTGATTTTCTTCTCCTGCCATCTTGGCTCCTGCAAAAAGGACGCCTCAAATGAGGAAAGTTTAACGATCGAAGTGTATGATGCAACCCAATGGTCTGCAGACTTCCCCGATGGACGACCGGCAGAATCAGCAACAGTTTCGCTCTATTTAAGTAAACAGGATTATAAAGATAAGAGGGCCTTTAAAAGTCAAAAAACTGATATTAATGGAAGTGTTGTTATCAATGCAGCACCCGGAAGCTATTTTATTGTTGCAGAAAAGGAACGGGCGGGAAAAATCCTCAGCAACGTAGTTGCTACAGGCACTTCTGCTTCGGGATTACCACAAGGTTTCGCATTGGAAGGCCTTTTTCAATCCGAGCAGGAAATTAACAATAGTCCCGGCCAGGCGTATGCCAAGCCCGGAAACTTTAAAAGAAAAGATATAAACGGTGACGGGATTGTAAACGAAGCCGATCTTGCCGAGCTTCCCTATGCCAGTATATCTGTAGGGATGAATGGAACTCCTGCTACAAAAATCATTATAGGAGCCATTGACAATTCAGGATCTGCGCCAATTGTCAAAAATGCTACCGACCTGAAATTCGCCTTAAACGCCGCATATTTAAGCATTTATGATGTGCAGAAACAATTTAACGCAACAGATGCCGTGTTGAGCGACGATGCTGATGGGACAGGCAGCTTAACAGGTTACAGACATTTTGACGACTTTTCTTTTGACGCTTCTGAAGGCTCCATATTAACGCTTTGGAATACTGCATTTTCTGCAGTTACCAGGATCAATACCGTGATTTATTACGCCTCTTATATTGATCTCCCGTCAGCTGAAAAAGAATTATTTACTGCAGAAGCAAAAGGACTCAGGGGATATGTGTACCTCATGCTGGGAAGCTATTTTGGCAACGTGCCTGTAATCACGTCTACAAACCTATCTGCTACGATTTCGCCTGTTACACAATTCCAGGCAACTGTATTTCAACAGGTTAACAACGACCTGGAAGAAGCACACCGCATTTTGCCTCTTAGCTGGCCCGAAAGTGACCGTTACAGGCTCAGTAAAGCCGCAGCAGCCGGTCTTTTGGCCAAACTGGCGATTACAAAAAAAGATTATAACGGTGCTTACCAATACACTACTGAAGTAATAAACAGTAATAAGTATTTATTCTCATCGAACGCAAATGCAGTATTCGAAAGTTTGAGTGATAAAGAGATCCTCTGGAATGTTAACCAAGCAAACCAGGAAACTTATTTCTACGAAACATTTGGCAGGGGGCGCTTTCATTCAATTTTACGTCTCACGGAGATATACCTGATCATGGCCGAAGCTCAATTAGCAACACGCCAATACGCGGAAGCATCCTCTACTCTTAGTATTCTGGCAGGCAGAAGAAACATCGCATTTACTCCGTTCGCTAATGCAGAAGAAGGATATACACAACTGCAAAGTATCTGGAAACAGGAAATGTTTAGAGAGGGCAATCGTTTTACGAGCCTGATCAGGTGGAATAAAGCAGCAGAAGTACTGGGAAATAAGGGCTTTAAAGCTCATCATATTCTGTTACCCATTCCCGAAAGAGCCCAACAACTTAATTCCCACCTTCAGCAAAATCCGGGCTACTAG
- a CDS encoding type II toxin-antitoxin system VapC family toxin codes for MVADTGIFIEHLRAKDKLSTTLYKISENTSIFISAVTVYELYMGATTKEKEQDVSVITENFIVLPFTDAVAQKAAEIYHKLRLSNQMIEFRDIFIAATCIVNELPLVTLNKKHFKRIEGLKILR; via the coding sequence ATGGTAGCGGATACTGGAATTTTCATTGAGCACCTCCGGGCAAAAGACAAACTATCAACTACCCTTTACAAGATATCTGAAAATACCAGCATTTTTATTTCTGCAGTCACAGTGTACGAACTTTACATGGGAGCTACCACTAAAGAGAAAGAACAGGACGTTTCGGTAATAACTGAGAACTTTATCGTACTTCCTTTTACAGATGCAGTAGCTCAGAAAGCAGCAGAAATTTACCACAAGCTTCGGTTAAGCAATCAAATGATCGAGTTTCGGGATATTTTTATCGCAGCAACGTGTATCGTTAATGAACTTCCATTAGTTACACTCAATAAAAAACATTTCAAGCGAATTGAAGGATTAAAGATTCTGCGATAG
- a CDS encoding macro domain-containing protein, with amino-acid sequence MIELVTGYLLKADVQALVNTVNTVGVMGKGIALQFKEAFPHNNKVYVEACKNKALAPGKLLPVWDSNLLYGKKFIINFPTKVHWRYPSRYEYITEGLNALRKLIIDENIQSIAIPPLGAGNGGLESFGEYSSLFAANKLAYFLQRMGQKLRLDFKPHLYGPYAVGVEKVLYHLNGVYLKGLEQGQATPFEPLKLNYKTWDEVNRYVGSMNDEDRDRLQRMLLFLKNFTSELSLEILASVDFILAQHPQYSVKDVIGALWTNRKKDLFREESILRAYEHLQNHKTSLTSL; translated from the coding sequence ATGATCGAACTCGTTACAGGGTATTTATTAAAAGCTGATGTACAAGCATTGGTGAATACCGTTAACACCGTAGGTGTAATGGGTAAGGGAATTGCCTTACAGTTCAAAGAGGCTTTCCCCCACAACAATAAGGTTTATGTTGAAGCTTGTAAAAACAAGGCACTGGCACCAGGGAAACTACTTCCTGTTTGGGACTCGAATTTACTATACGGGAAGAAATTTATCATTAACTTCCCAACCAAAGTACACTGGCGATATCCATCCAGATATGAGTATATTACAGAGGGACTAAATGCCTTGCGGAAGCTTATTATAGATGAAAATATTCAGAGTATTGCCATCCCGCCACTTGGTGCGGGCAATGGAGGCTTAGAGAGCTTTGGTGAATACAGCAGTCTCTTCGCCGCAAATAAGCTAGCCTATTTTCTCCAACGCATGGGCCAAAAACTGCGGCTGGACTTTAAACCACATCTTTATGGACCCTATGCTGTGGGTGTCGAGAAAGTGCTTTATCATCTTAACGGCGTTTATTTAAAAGGTCTAGAGCAAGGTCAGGCGACTCCGTTTGAGCCGCTTAAGTTGAACTACAAAACCTGGGACGAGGTAAACAGGTATGTTGGAAGTATGAATGATGAGGATCGGGATAGACTGCAGAGAATGCTGCTTTTTCTCAAAAACTTCACATCCGAGCTTTCTTTGGAAATCCTGGCATCCGTTGATTTTATTCTGGCACAACACCCCCAATATTCTGTAAAAGATGTTATTGGAGCATTATGGACAAATCGAAAAAAAGATCTTTTTAGGGAAGAAAGCATACTACGGGCTTACGAACACTTACAAAATCACAAAACATCGTTAACTTCTCTTTAG
- a CDS encoding Rpn family recombination-promoting nuclease/putative transposase yields MLTTPEEADLSNRYDKIMKENQDEALPGIIKHVLGINIVKKEVLTSKLQQTKEREADRLTKVTDGSGKTYILNIEWQSRNDANMLSRMLEYRVMARRKYQLPVKQYVLYMGSEKLTMKDCIDEEDLQYRYRIVSLSEIDYKFFLKSNKPEQKVLAVLGEFGKDSAEQVIGQILTGIRTEAESDLSKNKYFNQLRILAQLRNLVEQFNTAMESVSTFFKEEKDPLYRKGIVRGIEKERAKAEREKKDEKLAIAREFKKLGVAVADIAKGTGLPIAEIEKL; encoded by the coding sequence ATGTTAACAACGCCTGAAGAGGCAGACTTATCAAACCGGTACGATAAAATAATGAAGGAGAACCAGGACGAAGCCCTCCCTGGGATCATTAAGCACGTACTGGGAATCAATATCGTTAAAAAAGAGGTCCTTACCAGCAAGCTTCAGCAAACGAAAGAGCGGGAAGCTGACCGTTTAACAAAGGTAACAGACGGCAGCGGAAAAACCTATATTCTGAATATAGAGTGGCAGTCGCGGAATGATGCAAATATGCTATCAAGAATGCTTGAATACCGGGTGATGGCCCGGAGAAAATACCAGTTGCCGGTAAAACAGTATGTTCTTTATATGGGGAGCGAAAAGCTAACCATGAAAGATTGCATCGATGAAGAGGACCTTCAGTACCGATACCGGATCGTCAGCCTCTCAGAGATTGATTATAAATTCTTTCTAAAGTCAAACAAACCCGAGCAAAAAGTATTAGCAGTATTGGGAGAGTTCGGAAAGGATTCGGCAGAGCAGGTAATCGGGCAGATCCTGACGGGTATCCGCACGGAAGCAGAGAGTGATCTTTCAAAGAACAAATATTTCAACCAGTTGCGAATTTTAGCGCAATTACGTAATTTAGTAGAACAATTCAATACAGCCATGGAATCGGTTAGCACATTTTTCAAAGAAGAAAAAGACCCTTTATATCGCAAAGGGATAGTAAGAGGCATTGAAAAAGAGCGGGCTAAAGCGGAGCGGGAAAAGAAGGATGAAAAATTAGCTATAGCCCGTGAATTTAAAAAATTAGGAGTTGCCGTTGCAGATATAGCAAAAGGTACAGGTTTGCCCATAGCAGAGATAGAAAAGCTTTAA
- a CDS encoding PD-(D/E)XK nuclease family transposase — translation MDEPLKGRFIDPLSDFGFKFYFSEQNKALLIDFLNALFEGKKKIIDLVYLPTEQIGDTDEHKKGIFRPDVPRRSG, via the coding sequence ATGGACGAACCACTAAAAGGCCGTTTTATAGATCCCCTGAGCGATTTCGGCTTTAAATTTTATTTCAGTGAACAGAATAAAGCACTTTTAATAGACTTTCTGAATGCCCTGTTCGAAGGGAAAAAGAAAATAATAGATCTGGTTTATTTGCCCACAGAACAGATCGGCGATACCGATGAACACAAAAAAGGTATTTTTCGACCTGATGTGCCGCGACGATCAGGGTGA
- a CDS encoding excisionase family DNA-binding protein, whose amino-acid sequence MKILEQIRRPSKLEQKVAIESYPTLFSVLSRINVEGAEIEIEETNERIKIPFRALELLGEILKAMSEGIPFSVVPLATEVTTQKAAEIIGCSRPYLVKLLEDGKIDFVKVGKHRRIRYEDVVAYKQKIKKDQKKNIIDIMSFDEELGLYDS is encoded by the coding sequence ATGAAAATACTGGAGCAGATACGGAGACCTTCTAAGCTGGAGCAGAAAGTCGCTATCGAATCATATCCTACCCTGTTCTCTGTGCTGTCGCGCATTAATGTGGAGGGAGCCGAGATTGAGATTGAGGAAACCAATGAGCGGATTAAAATCCCTTTTAGGGCATTGGAACTTTTGGGGGAAATCCTAAAGGCGATGAGTGAGGGAATACCGTTTTCAGTTGTTCCGCTGGCAACAGAAGTAACCACACAGAAAGCTGCTGAGATAATTGGTTGTTCAAGACCGTATCTGGTCAAGCTTTTGGAAGATGGTAAGATCGATTTTGTAAAGGTTGGAAAACACCGTAGGATCAGGTATGAGGACGTAGTGGCATATAAGCAAAAGATAAAGAAAGATCAGAAAAAGAATATTATTGACATAATGAGTTTTGACGAAGAACTAGGGCTTTATGATTCATAG
- a CDS encoding PIN domain-containing protein, with protein MIHSVRFKAVLDTNVIFPIVVRDLLFWFAYYELYTPKWSDNIFDEWKEVMIRKGVNEAEALKRVQKANEAFPDALVKNYHGLITELNLPDEDDRHVPAAAIRAKSLLPVY; from the coding sequence ATGATTCATAGTGTCAGGTTTAAGGCTGTACTTGATACCAATGTAATTTTTCCAATAGTCGTCAGAGACTTGCTGTTTTGGTTTGCGTATTACGAGCTTTATACTCCAAAATGGAGTGATAACATTTTTGATGAATGGAAAGAGGTAATGATCAGAAAGGGAGTAAATGAAGCTGAGGCGCTGAAGCGTGTACAAAAGGCCAATGAAGCTTTTCCAGATGCGCTGGTCAAGAACTATCATGGACTGATAACAGAGCTGAACCTTCCAGACGAGGATGACCGTCATGTGCCGGCAGCTGCGATAAGGGCTAAATCACTGCTGCCAGTTTACTGA
- a CDS encoding DUF6932 family protein, whose product MLKFNSKGLLTPNNNIPCDLDNFKEEFVLNINSNTRTSLFNNYIGYSKALKELVSGQPLLQWIDGSFVTKKPDPEDIDIVTFINSEFLNPLGTNIDSFKYPDSLAQFGVDAYIVKIYTREDKRYPLYVGDQLYWMDKFDKTRRNRNGIKSSKGFIEIIY is encoded by the coding sequence ATGCTCAAATTTAACTCGAAGGGGCTTTTGACACCTAACAACAATATCCCTTGCGATTTAGATAATTTCAAGGAAGAGTTTGTTCTGAATATTAATAGCAACACCAGAACTTCTCTTTTTAATAATTACATTGGATATTCAAAAGCCCTAAAGGAATTAGTGAGTGGACAGCCTCTGTTGCAATGGATCGATGGATCTTTCGTCACTAAAAAACCTGATCCGGAAGACATAGATATTGTTACATTTATAAATAGTGAGTTCTTGAATCCTTTAGGCACTAATATTGATAGCTTTAAATATCCTGATTCGTTAGCACAATTCGGAGTAGATGCTTATATTGTTAAAATATATACACGGGAAGATAAAAGATATCCCCTCTACGTGGGGGATCAATTATACTGGATGGATAAGTTTGATAAAACCCGGCGTAACAGAAATGGGATAAAGAGTAGCAAAGGATTTATTGAAATTATTTATTAA
- a CDS encoding TlpA family protein disulfide reductase: MKPKTGSTGILLPFLKRKVRSSKQKALLKQRDESEKEQNFHSTSAPNNDKLLGRALVIGYLILLIILSLSQIVSSFAQAPQKGLQVGDTIPENAWQLPLQLAGQPANKTSLSLNDYRDKLIILDFWATWCGACIEAFPKMQHLQDRFGSSLKVLLVNARSTGDTELKIKAFLQRHEQQTGEQLHLPLVMQDTLLSALFPHRYVPHYAWIYQDKVVAITSAAEVDAANIEQVLSGRSVRIHTKQDNTGFNPKDPATFRQSIAESDVLLRSSITRYIEGIGSSSGKSKDSVSGALRYYFFNQPLITLYHIAYPQELNLPDNRILIEALEPERFRENSSNYSNRYCYELLVPAVQAVNFHARMQSDLRAAFNITVEREERQLEVWVVANDNTLEKYRSKGGPQRVEAAKNLLHKFIQNKPAGILAELLSRTSPVPVIDETSFKGTIDLPLPTKFYDYDLPAISAWLKPYGIRVFKTVRKVPVAILKN, from the coding sequence ATGAAGCCAAAAACAGGCTCCACAGGAATCCTATTGCCCTTTCTAAAAAGGAAAGTCCGAAGCTCAAAGCAAAAAGCACTTTTAAAGCAAAGAGACGAAAGCGAAAAGGAACAAAACTTTCATAGCACCTCTGCGCCGAATAATGATAAGCTCTTAGGCCGTGCCCTTGTTATCGGATATCTCATCCTTCTTATCATTCTCTCGCTGTCGCAAATCGTTTCATCCTTTGCGCAGGCTCCCCAAAAGGGGCTTCAGGTTGGCGATACCATCCCCGAAAATGCCTGGCAGCTCCCATTGCAGCTGGCCGGTCAGCCAGCAAATAAAACATCACTTAGCCTCAATGACTACCGCGACAAACTCATCATCCTCGATTTCTGGGCAACCTGGTGTGGTGCCTGTATCGAAGCCTTTCCTAAGATGCAGCATTTGCAGGACCGGTTTGGCAGTTCCCTGAAGGTGCTGTTGGTCAACGCGCGATCCACGGGCGACACCGAACTGAAGATCAAAGCCTTTCTGCAGCGCCACGAGCAGCAAACCGGCGAACAGCTTCACTTGCCCCTCGTAATGCAGGATACCTTGTTATCTGCCTTATTCCCGCACCGGTACGTTCCGCACTATGCCTGGATCTATCAGGATAAAGTGGTGGCAATTACTTCGGCAGCCGAAGTAGACGCCGCGAACATCGAACAGGTACTAAGCGGACGGTCAGTGAGGATCCATACCAAACAGGACAATACCGGCTTTAACCCCAAAGATCCCGCCACGTTCCGCCAAAGTATAGCAGAGAGCGACGTTTTGCTCCGCTCATCGATCACCAGGTACATAGAAGGGATCGGTTCATCGAGCGGCAAAAGCAAAGACAGCGTCAGCGGAGCCCTCCGGTATTATTTCTTTAACCAGCCCCTGATCACTCTTTACCACATCGCTTACCCCCAGGAGCTCAACCTGCCGGATAACCGTATCCTTATTGAAGCATTGGAACCGGAGCGGTTCAGGGAAAACAGTTCAAATTATAGTAACCGGTATTGTTACGAGCTGCTTGTCCCCGCGGTGCAGGCCGTAAACTTTCATGCAAGAATGCAGAGCGACCTGAGAGCCGCCTTTAACATAACGGTAGAGCGGGAGGAAAGGCAATTGGAAGTGTGGGTAGTTGCCAACGACAACACGCTGGAAAAGTACCGCAGCAAAGGCGGGCCGCAAAGGGTTGAGGCGGCAAAGAACCTGCTCCATAAATTCATACAGAACAAACCCGCAGGCATCCTTGCCGAACTGCTCAGCAGAACCTCGCCGGTGCCGGTTATAGATGAAACCAGTTTCAAAGGCACGATTGACCTGCCCCTGCCAACAAAATTTTATGATTATGACCTTCCTGCGATCTCCGCATGGCTCAAACCTTACGGAATCCGGGTTTTCAAAACCGTACGAAAAGTACCGGTAGCCATCTTAAAAAATTAA